In the genome of Candidatus Omnitrophota bacterium, the window ACCTATAATATGAAGGACGCGGTCAACATTACTGGTGTGACGCGTGAGAAAATCATTTATAAACCACTTCACTTTGCCTGCCATAGCACCCCCTGTTTTGTTCCTCTTTTTTCGAATTCTTTTTTGATCGCGTCTATTACTTCAGATTTTCTGTTGATCCACTTTGGCGCTACAAGAAAATCCGTATTAGCGTCCGAGACCAGTCTGAAGACGACGCACTTGGGATCCGTCACCTCAAGAAAATCGCAGACCGTCTGCACATATTCCTGAAAAGGTAAAAGGTGTATCTTGCCTTCTTTGTGATATTTTTCCAGCTTTGTCCCTTTTAAGACATGCAGGATGTGCAGCTTTATGCCAGAGACGGGCAGGCCCGCTATCTTCTTCGCCGTCTGTACCATGTCTTCGCGCGTCTCGCCCGGAAGCCCCAGTATAACATGTGCGCCGACTTTTATGCCTTTTTTTGCCGTCAGAGAGACCGCTTCCACAAAATCGTGGAATGTATGTCGCCTGTTTATAAATTTAAGGGTTCTGTCGTGCGAGCTCTGCAGGCCGTATTCAATCCACACTTCATAATCCTTAGAATAAGATTTTATCAGCTCAAGCTTTTTATCGTCAACACAATCCGGCCGCGTCGATACGTAGAGGCCGACAATGCCGGGAAAATCTTTTATCGCATCGTATGCCTTTTTCAATTGCGAATGCGGCCCGTATGTACCGGATGCATTCTGAAAATATGCGATGAATTTTCCGGCCTTATACCGACGCTTTGCGTAATCTATGGCCTTCTCAAGCTGCTTTTTTAAGGGGAGGCGCATATCCGGGAAGTGAGAAAATCCTTTTTCATTGCAATATATGCAGCCCTCCGTATCAATTTTGCCGTCGCGCGTGGGGCAGGTAAAGCCGGCGTTCAGGCTCAGGCGCTGTACGCGCGTGCCGTATTTTTGCTGTAAGTAATCGTTAAATGAGTAGTAGTATTGTTCCATAATTAAGCGTGCAGCCGCACCATTAAAAGCGAAAGCGCGGCGGGCGTTACCCCTGATATTCGCGACGCCTGGCCCAGCGAATAGGGCCTCGCCCTCTCGAGCTTTTCTCTTATTTCGTTAGAGAGGCCCCTTACAGAAGCATAGTCAAACCTCTCCGGTATCTTTACGTGGTCTATTTTATCAAATTTCTTTACGCTGGCAAGCTCTCTTTTAATGTACCCGCTGTATTTCATATCAACTTCTACCTGCACCTTCTCGTAATAAGAAAGGCGC includes:
- a CDS encoding TIGR01212 family radical SAM protein (This family includes YhcC from E. coli K-12, an uncharacterized radical SAM protein.) translates to MEQYYYSFNDYLQQKYGTRVQRLSLNAGFTCPTRDGKIDTEGCIYCNEKGFSHFPDMRLPLKKQLEKAIDYAKRRYKAGKFIAYFQNASGTYGPHSQLKKAYDAIKDFPGIVGLYVSTRPDCVDDKKLELIKSYSKDYEVWIEYGLQSSHDRTLKFINRRHTFHDFVEAVSLTAKKGIKVGAHVILGLPGETREDMVQTAKKIAGLPVSGIKLHILHVLKGTKLEKYHKEGKIHLLPFQEYVQTVCDFLEVTDPKCVVFRLVSDANTDFLVAPKWINRKSEVIDAIKKEFEKRGTKQGVLWQAK